One Panulirus ornatus isolate Po-2019 chromosome 71, ASM3632096v1, whole genome shotgun sequence genomic window carries:
- the LOC139747919 gene encoding uncharacterized protein: protein MAKQLPYANRRGMDAALDLVEDALASLQEKVKQQEPERKDAGTNTAPLHSVIPKSRRKKQRETSVLINRRPSVLSDKARSHQHFREEAVRNKNQKSTPKARPPKHHKVSRHLPAVSLSSRSDTSHESCESKESTSYENCGCEKSNTSQKILRNSFSTGKSGGHKKNLDRLHQEPSHGITDSQRGENAFKYAGSRSSKKRDNRNRKRSPESSSDELLRRRKHKSRDEPPQNSQQSHQKSQEGGILDLRFLHKDHRKDGNVPSGQLYSSSHERQKNNRRAPSHCKKTIPVTCQRYAQPTLTSKFRDELSSRKEKEEKENITHFIPCGSKGKSYHVGVIVQQELGRLKNMTPKDLENLLVSSPSGQEFNADETGSDSEEVTEQTVRRALTNIHQHIALATKRTSKK, encoded by the exons ATGGCAAAGCAACTACCGTATGCAAATAGGAGAG GTATGGATGCTGCATTGGATCTTGTAGAAGATGCATTGGCTTCCTTACAAGAAAAAGTTAAACAACAAGAACCAGAGCGTAAGGATGCAGGAACAAATACAGCACCTCTTCACTCAGTTATTCCAA aatctCGTCGGAAGAAACAAAGGGAGACTAGTGTGTTAATTAACCGCAGGCCAAGTGTACTTTCAGAT AAAGCCAGAAGTCATCAACATTTTAGagaagaagcagtgagaaataaAAATCAGAAGTCCACTCCAAAAGCCCGACCACCAAAACATCACAAAGTGTCCAGGCATTTGCCTGCCGTTAGTTTATCATCCAGAAGTGACACATCTCATGAGAGTTGTGAATCTAAAGAAAGTACATCCTATGAGAACTGTGGATGCGAAAAAAGTAACACCTCCCAAAAAATTTTAAGAAATTCATTCAGCACAGGAAAAAGTGGAGGACATAAGAAAAATTTAGACAGATTACATCAAGAACCTTCTCATGGAATAACTGACAGCCAAAGAGGAGAGAATGCATTTAAATATGCAGGCAGTAGATCTTCAAAGAAAAGAGAtaacagaaacagaaaaaggtCCCCAGAGAGCTCTTCAGATGAGTTATTGCGGAGAAGGAAACATAAGTCGCGAGATGAACCTCCTCAGAATTCCCAGCAGTCACACCAGAAAAGTCAGGAAGGAGGTATCTTAGATTTAAGATTCTTACACAAAGATCATCGAAAAGATGGAAATGTCCCAAGTGGTCAGCTGTATAGTAGCAGTCATGAGAGACAAAAAAATAATCGGAGGGCTCCTTCTCATTGCAAAAAAACAATTCCTGTGACCTGTCAGAGGTATGCACAGCCTACATTAACATCAAAGTTTCGAGATGAACTTTCAAGtcggaaggagaaagaagaaaaagaaaacattacccACTTCATTCCTTGTGGATCAAAG GGTAAAAGCTACCATGTGGGAGTGATAGTCCAACAGGAGCTTGGTCGCTTAAAGAACATGACGCCAAAGGATCTGGAGAACCTTTTGG TCTCTTCTCCCAGTGGCCAAGAGTTTAATGCTGATGAAACAGGGAGTGACTCTGAAGAGGTGACAGAACAAACAGTCAGGAGAGCCTTGACAAATATTCACCAACATATAGCTCTAGCTACAAAACGTACTTCAAAGAAATAG